One window of the Elusimicrobium sp. An273 genome contains the following:
- a CDS encoding TlpA family protein disulfide reductase has translation MKKLLVLTVAALLAAACMKLPELPTMGLVQIPIAGEEEALWTSTDYEGKPVLMMYMGSWCPYCKMSMPALNTVAEKYAGKAEVVGVFLDADPETVLKVAKEHGLNTKVLYNGQGPADVMKVTGLPHAILFDRKHRVVRIWEGFSPTLAQEFDEHLQRLTK, from the coding sequence ATGAAAAAATTACTCGTTTTAACCGTTGCCGCGCTCTTGGCGGCGGCCTGTATGAAACTGCCGGAACTTCCCACCATGGGCCTTGTGCAAATACCGATTGCCGGGGAAGAAGAAGCGCTGTGGACGTCCACCGATTACGAAGGAAAACCGGTGCTTATGATGTACATGGGATCGTGGTGCCCGTATTGCAAAATGTCCATGCCCGCGCTGAACACCGTGGCGGAAAAATACGCCGGCAAAGCCGAAGTGGTGGGCGTGTTTTTGGATGCGGATCCGGAAACGGTGTTAAAAGTAGCCAAAGAACACGGCTTAAACACCAAAGTGTTGTACAACGGCCAAGGCCCGGCGGACGTAATGAAGGTAACGGGTCTGCCGCATGCCATTTTATTTGACCGCAAACACCGCGTGGTCAGAATTTGGGAAGGCTTCAGCCCCACGCTGGCGCAAGAGTTTGACGAACACTTGCAGCGCCTGACCAAGTAA
- a CDS encoding SPL family radical SAM protein has translation MTVQAAEEYVLGVLPKLGVNKRRELVRLVYEIAKRDGAPFSEILPAQKNLNFESAKKQLLARRYPVNFKTAAKDRFYLPKLELSPALQADLTPRPFYPKTVYIETSVQDSELAARVRAAFPNAQFKETDGKTQVGSPNFSRRLDTLLIHREKYDFLKPCPCSCAAACCGYNLINLGFGCRFECEYCFLQQYQNLHAVLLPANLDEFLNKIDGASFRKGPFDRPRIGSGEFTDSLVFDDLTRYSQKLVPFFRARPQLQFEFKTKSVNIGGLLEAGGCENVVVSWSVNSAKITDTAEHFTPGLSARLAAACEVARAGYRLGFHFDPVVIYDGWQQDYARTVEQMADTLPKDKVAWISVGTLRFSRELKKMIENRFPQNTILDGEFLLDFDGKMRYGDSQRKEVYQFLLPLLRKVFPHTHVYLCMEDPRLVQSF, from the coding sequence ATGACGGTGCAGGCCGCTGAAGAATATGTGTTGGGCGTGTTGCCCAAATTAGGCGTAAACAAACGGCGCGAACTGGTGCGGCTGGTGTATGAAATCGCCAAGCGGGACGGGGCGCCTTTTTCGGAAATTCTGCCGGCGCAGAAAAACTTGAATTTTGAGTCCGCCAAAAAGCAGTTGTTGGCGCGCCGGTATCCCGTCAATTTTAAAACCGCCGCCAAAGACCGCTTTTACTTGCCCAAACTGGAACTGAGTCCCGCCCTGCAGGCCGATTTGACGCCACGGCCGTTTTACCCCAAAACCGTTTATATTGAAACGTCGGTGCAGGACAGCGAACTGGCCGCGCGCGTGCGCGCCGCATTTCCAAACGCCCAGTTTAAAGAAACGGACGGCAAAACCCAAGTGGGCAGCCCCAACTTTTCCCGCCGCTTAGACACCCTGCTTATCCACCGCGAAAAATACGACTTTCTAAAACCGTGCCCCTGCAGCTGTGCGGCGGCGTGCTGCGGGTATAATTTAATTAATTTAGGCTTTGGCTGCCGGTTTGAATGCGAGTATTGCTTTTTGCAGCAATACCAAAATCTGCACGCCGTCTTGCTGCCCGCCAACTTGGATGAGTTTTTAAACAAGATAGACGGGGCCTCTTTTCGCAAAGGGCCTTTTGACCGCCCGCGCATCGGCAGCGGGGAGTTTACCGATTCGCTGGTGTTTGACGACCTGACCCGTTACTCCCAAAAGCTGGTGCCGTTTTTCCGCGCGCGGCCGCAGTTGCAGTTTGAGTTTAAAACCAAAAGCGTCAACATCGGCGGATTATTGGAAGCGGGCGGATGTGAAAACGTGGTGGTGTCGTGGTCGGTCAATTCCGCCAAAATCACCGATACGGCCGAACATTTTACGCCCGGCCTTTCCGCCCGGCTGGCGGCCGCCTGCGAAGTAGCCCGCGCGGGCTACCGGTTGGGATTCCATTTTGATCCGGTGGTTATCTATGACGGCTGGCAGCAGGACTATGCCCGCACCGTGGAACAAATGGCCGATACGTTGCCGAAAGACAAAGTGGCTTGGATCAGCGTGGGCACGTTGCGCTTTAGCCGGGAGCTAAAAAAGATGATTGAAAACCGCTTCCCGCAAAATACGATTTTAGACGGCGAATTTTTGTTGGATTTTGACGGAAAAATGCGCTACGGGGACTCGCAGCGAAAAGAGGTCTATCAGTTTCTGCTGCCGCTTTTGCGAAAAGTGTTTCCGCATACGCACGTTTATTTGTGTATGGAAGATCCTCGGTTGGTTCAGTCGTTTTAA
- a CDS encoding aldo/keto reductase, whose product MKYNRLGRTDLHVSAVGLGGWALGGATDWGATEETDARRTIFAALDAGITLFDTAPIYGESEVFLGRALKGRRPQVVLATKCGLVKNGSWTDHDLRPQTIISQLEQSLSRLQTDYIDLYQIHYPDPRVPLEEALAVLIRLREQGKIRYIGLCNAGGQEISAAAGQAVCVQNEFSLLHPQKGRAVFAACEKLHLGFIGYGTLCGGILSGKYKKEPNLRRADARNYFYKCYRGDAFASVYQTVLRVKEAAQKKGCAAASLAGAWALAHPQVSCVLTGARTVQQALQNAAAADIAVSSAELKFLEEGK is encoded by the coding sequence ATGAAATATAACCGCTTGGGACGTACCGATTTGCACGTTTCGGCGGTGGGCTTGGGCGGCTGGGCCCTGGGCGGCGCAACGGACTGGGGCGCGACGGAGGAAACGGACGCCCGCCGCACTATTTTTGCCGCGCTGGACGCCGGCATTACGCTTTTTGACACCGCCCCCATTTACGGGGAAAGTGAAGTCTTTTTGGGCCGCGCCTTAAAAGGCCGCCGCCCGCAAGTGGTACTGGCCACGAAATGCGGCCTTGTTAAAAACGGCTCCTGGACAGACCACGACCTGCGCCCCCAAACGATTATTTCCCAGTTGGAACAATCCCTTTCGCGTCTGCAAACCGATTACATTGATTTGTACCAAATTCACTATCCCGATCCCCGCGTGCCGCTGGAAGAAGCGTTGGCCGTTTTAATCCGGTTGCGGGAACAAGGCAAAATCCGCTATATCGGCTTATGCAATGCGGGGGGACAAGAAATCTCCGCCGCGGCCGGGCAAGCGGTTTGCGTGCAAAACGAATTTTCGTTGCTCCATCCGCAAAAAGGGCGGGCGGTATTTGCGGCCTGTGAGAAATTACACCTGGGCTTTATCGGCTACGGCACGCTGTGCGGCGGTATTTTAAGCGGCAAATATAAAAAAGAGCCCAACCTGCGCCGCGCAGACGCCCGCAACTACTTTTATAAATGCTACCGGGGCGACGCGTTTGCAAGTGTTTATCAAACGGTGCTTCGTGTGAAAGAAGCGGCGCAGAAAAAGGGCTGCGCGGCGGCTTCGCTGGCGGGGGCGTGGGCATTGGCACATCCGCAGGTGTCCTGCGTGCTGACGGGCGCCAGAACGGTGCAGCAAGCCCTGCAAAACGCCGCGGCGGCGGATATAGCCGTCAGTTCGGCGGAATTAAAATTTTTGGAGGAAGGAAAATGA
- a CDS encoding CoA-binding protein codes for MYENKTIAVFGVSADPSKYGYKIFKTLLDKGFRVFGINPKGGQVAGQTVFKELAFLPVKPDVAIMVIPPAALEGAVRQCAAAGVKEIWFQPGAQSAQAHEQAVNAGMEAVDSCFMADNGLW; via the coding sequence ATGTACGAAAACAAAACGATTGCCGTGTTTGGCGTGTCGGCAGATCCCTCCAAGTACGGGTATAAGATTTTTAAAACCCTGCTGGATAAAGGGTTTCGCGTGTTTGGCATTAATCCCAAAGGCGGCCAAGTGGCGGGGCAGACCGTGTTTAAAGAGCTGGCTTTCCTGCCGGTTAAACCGGACGTGGCGATTATGGTCATCCCGCCCGCCGCGCTGGAAGGAGCCGTGCGGCAGTGTGCTGCGGCCGGGGTAAAAGAAATTTGGTTTCAGCCCGGGGCACAGTCTGCACAGGCGCATGAGCAGGCGGTAAACGCCGGGATGGAAGCGGTGGACTCCTGCTTTATGGCCGACAACGGGCTGTGGTAA
- a CDS encoding YbaB/EbfC family nucleoid-associated protein: MFDKLGQLKDLWKLKSQMEEIKKRLDNMVIKVDSPRHLFEVTISGSQEVKEVRVDALIKNFKEAEIAEDLKAVINKAVRDSQTMAAQTMGNFGMPQA, translated from the coding sequence ATGTTTGATAAATTGGGACAATTAAAAGATTTGTGGAAACTCAAAAGCCAAATGGAAGAAATCAAAAAACGGCTGGACAATATGGTCATTAAAGTAGACAGCCCGCGCCATTTGTTTGAAGTAACCATTTCCGGCTCGCAGGAAGTAAAAGAAGTGCGGGTGGACGCCTTGATTAAAAATTTTAAAGAAGCGGAAATTGCCGAAGATTTAAAGGCCGTCATCAACAAAGCCGTGCGCGACAGCCAAACCATGGCCGCCCAGACTATGGGCAATTTCGGCATGCCGCAAGCTTAA
- a CDS encoding UvrD-helicase domain-containing protein — translation MITEDRSQVQTRLDVNMVVEAGAGTGKTTLLIDRLCLAVLARGIQVEKLVALTFTEKAAAEIKTRFMDKLQHLIRAVQEHEPDRTLELLQNSFSVSDADIASRAEAALSRLDRAAIGTIHGFCADILKAFPLEAGLSPHAEIDAGQRAARLFDARWNTFLDEELGVNAPRAEAWKRVLAEISLPDLKAFAQELCSGKIEAYDYYTHRDLLASVCLERARQAEELAAALTRPGKKARNGELALAAAGQSLRRTAAFLKGQPVPAPAAQTAPAFPAAAYKDWDEADFEQARSLVLFAEKTAPEKQQIFLSALELVQRVTEEVRADYAREGILSFDDLIVKTRNLLEKNLYVRRLLKEKFDVLFIDEFQDTDPVQGELLLFLAEEKASSAGRWQDVRLAPGKLFVVGDPKQSIYRFRGADITAYELFTDLILKQGGVKCFLRQNFRSEAEIIDAANAVCSRAMIQQTAFQPAYEPIYTAKTARTGAVQWLFVTPAPDGPAGADDFRDNQAERIADWIEANVGRMTLSDGRKLQYRDIALLTRAATTAGPYTDALRRRGIVFNVETDKNFYRKQEINDFLNFLRAAQDVQDRTALAGILRSPLFGFTDEEIYQIARRGELTLSARPADARLAQSYALLKQFGRRAGRTPLKELLQAVLDETFLPEACAAAYEGEQTLANLNRLVTLAQGYAADGAASLQQFLAEVQTILEEEPERLGAPLPEEALNAVSVMTVHKSKGLEFPVVILADLSKKDSAAVSQPARHIFSWQYNMHGLRAGKVCDVNLAFLEEEQKKHGKCEEVRVLYVALTRAREKLILAADGRKGALKAAAAFAAAGLFPNEETCPPVLQEEALQVPVVYAPYQNPETFLYRHAAAPAAAETERELAAWRTAHERRKTQYERLLQTALAQTPSERVLEDLPLTPAQQAAAQLGTVCHRTLEKILTRPQTDLQTAVSLAAAQAGAPERAPEAKALLEPFLQSALFGQMTACNVLACEMPFSFAEPEGEIVSGVMDAVLQTPEGTVWVLDYKTDQIRPGAEKAVLDEKYRPQLEVYVRAAQKLFAGRKVRGSAVFLRTFAAADL, via the coding sequence ATGATTACGGAAGACCGCAGCCAAGTACAAACCCGGCTGGACGTAAATATGGTCGTGGAGGCCGGCGCGGGAACCGGCAAAACCACCCTGCTGATTGACCGGCTGTGCCTGGCCGTTTTGGCGCGCGGCATTCAAGTGGAAAAACTGGTGGCGCTTACGTTTACCGAAAAAGCCGCCGCGGAAATCAAAACCCGTTTTATGGATAAACTCCAGCATCTGATTCGCGCCGTACAAGAACACGAGCCGGATCGCACGCTGGAGCTGCTGCAAAATTCTTTTTCCGTTTCGGATGCGGACATTGCGTCCCGCGCCGAGGCCGCCTTGTCCCGCCTGGATCGGGCCGCCATCGGCACCATTCACGGCTTCTGTGCAGACATTTTAAAAGCGTTCCCGCTGGAAGCGGGGCTTTCGCCCCATGCCGAAATTGACGCCGGCCAGCGGGCGGCCCGCTTGTTTGATGCGCGCTGGAATACGTTTTTAGACGAAGAATTGGGGGTAAACGCCCCGCGGGCCGAAGCGTGGAAGCGGGTGCTGGCGGAAATTTCCTTGCCGGATTTAAAAGCCTTTGCGCAAGAGTTGTGCAGCGGGAAAATAGAAGCCTACGATTACTACACTCACCGGGATTTGCTGGCCTCGGTTTGTTTGGAGCGCGCCCGCCAGGCCGAGGAATTGGCGGCCGCGTTGACGCGCCCGGGCAAAAAAGCGCGCAACGGGGAACTGGCACTGGCGGCGGCGGGGCAGTCTTTGCGGCGCACGGCGGCTTTTTTGAAAGGGCAACCCGTCCCCGCCCCCGCGGCGCAAACGGCGCCCGCGTTTCCGGCGGCCGCTTACAAAGATTGGGACGAAGCCGATTTTGAACAAGCCCGCTCGCTGGTTTTATTTGCCGAAAAAACCGCCCCGGAAAAACAACAAATTTTCCTCTCCGCGCTGGAGTTGGTGCAGCGCGTAACCGAGGAAGTCCGCGCCGATTACGCGCGGGAAGGGATTTTGAGTTTTGACGACTTAATCGTCAAAACCCGCAACCTGCTGGAAAAAAACCTCTATGTGCGGCGGCTGCTAAAAGAAAAATTTGACGTATTGTTTATTGACGAATTTCAGGACACCGACCCGGTGCAGGGGGAATTGCTGCTGTTTTTGGCGGAAGAGAAAGCATCCTCGGCTGGCCGCTGGCAGGACGTGCGCTTGGCGCCCGGCAAGCTGTTTGTGGTGGGCGATCCCAAGCAGTCCATTTACCGCTTCCGCGGGGCGGATATTACCGCTTATGAACTGTTTACCGATTTGATTTTAAAACAAGGCGGCGTAAAATGTTTCCTGCGGCAAAATTTCCGCAGCGAGGCGGAAATTATAGACGCCGCCAACGCCGTTTGCTCGCGCGCCATGATTCAGCAAACGGCTTTCCAGCCCGCGTATGAGCCCATTTACACCGCAAAAACGGCCCGTACGGGCGCGGTGCAGTGGCTGTTTGTTACGCCCGCGCCGGACGGCCCGGCGGGGGCGGATGATTTCCGCGACAATCAGGCCGAGCGCATTGCGGACTGGATAGAAGCCAACGTGGGGAGGATGACCCTTTCGGACGGCCGCAAACTGCAATACCGCGACATCGCCCTCTTAACGCGCGCCGCCACCACCGCCGGCCCGTATACCGACGCCCTGCGCCGCCGCGGCATTGTGTTTAATGTGGAAACCGATAAAAATTTCTACCGCAAACAGGAAATAAACGATTTCTTAAACTTTTTGCGTGCGGCGCAGGACGTGCAAGACCGCACCGCGCTGGCGGGCATTTTGCGAAGTCCGCTGTTTGGGTTTACGGATGAAGAAATTTATCAAATCGCACGCCGGGGGGAACTGACGCTTTCGGCCCGCCCGGCCGATGCGCGTTTGGCGCAGAGTTACGCCTTATTAAAACAATTCGGCCGCCGGGCCGGGCGCACGCCGCTGAAAGAATTGCTGCAGGCGGTGCTGGACGAAACCTTTTTGCCCGAAGCCTGTGCCGCCGCGTACGAGGGCGAACAAACGCTGGCCAATTTAAACCGCTTGGTTACGTTGGCCCAGGGATATGCGGCGGACGGGGCGGCGTCGCTGCAGCAGTTTTTGGCAGAGGTGCAGACAATTTTGGAAGAAGAACCCGAACGGCTGGGAGCGCCTTTGCCGGAGGAAGCGTTAAACGCCGTATCCGTAATGACGGTGCACAAATCCAAGGGGTTGGAATTCCCGGTGGTGATTTTGGCGGATCTGTCCAAAAAGGATTCGGCGGCGGTTTCCCAGCCGGCGCGGCATATTTTTTCGTGGCAGTATAATATGCACGGCCTGCGCGCCGGAAAAGTGTGCGACGTGAATTTGGCTTTTTTGGAAGAAGAACAAAAAAAGCACGGCAAGTGTGAAGAGGTGCGCGTGCTGTATGTGGCGCTGACGCGCGCCCGCGAAAAATTGATTTTAGCCGCCGACGGCCGCAAAGGCGCCCTGAAAGCCGCGGCCGCTTTTGCGGCGGCCGGCTTGTTTCCAAACGAGGAAACCTGCCCGCCGGTATTGCAGGAAGAAGCCCTGCAGGTGCCTGTCGTATACGCTCCTTATCAAAACCCGGAAACGTTTCTCTACCGCCATGCCGCGGCCCCCGCGGCGGCCGAAACCGAACGGGAACTTGCCGCCTGGCGCACGGCGCATGAACGGCGCAAAACGCAATATGAGCGCTTGCTTCAAACGGCGCTTGCCCAAACCCCCAGCGAACGGGTGTTGGAGGATCTCCCCTTAACGCCCGCCCAGCAGGCGGCCGCCCAATTGGGGACGGTCTGCCACCGCACGTTGGAAAAAATACTGACGCGTCCGCAGACCGATTTGCAGACCGCCGTTTCTTTGGCCGCGGCCCAAGCGGGCGCGCCGGAACGCGCACCGGAAGCGAAAGCGTTGCTGGAGCCGTTTTTGCAAAGCGCGTTGTTTGGTCAAATGACGGCGTGTAACGTGTTGGCGTGCGAAATGCCTTTTTCGTTTGCGGAGCCGGAGGGGGAAATCGTTTCCGGCGTGATGGACGCCGTGTTGCAAACGCCCGAGGGAACGGTGTGGGTGTTGGATTATAAAACCGATCAGATCCGCCCCGGTGCGGAAAAAGCCGTGCTGGACGAAAAATACCGCCCGCAGCTGGAGGTATATGTCCGGGCGGCGCAAAAATTGTTTGCCGGGCGGAAGGTACGGGGATCGGCGGTGTTTTTGCGCACGTTTGCGGCGGCGGACTTATAA
- a CDS encoding PD-(D/E)XK nuclease family protein, translating into MELFYAHYPSLEDAFVRRVQTRRSGVLSRWLVVCSSSLLAQRLRERLARELGAAANFYFLTAGALVSELDREAPGQPPALLPQDNLRDFLIKNLLAEPGLNRYPASRGFVQAVKSALRDLEDALAEPDVLDEHLRTAPDAVLEQDGARLEWFNRLYRRYLAAAAAVPGFRPYQQAFERALQQAENSDFLHGFDEIIFYGFYDMTGRQLELFNRLRALYAVTVFAPYLKHPAYRFAQKFFETNWLGAGSGENVDRGHFGALGKSGQFLFASSDSAPQAGVHIVSAADARGEVFYAAKEILRLTEKEGYRLSDIAVLARSLAPYQEEIQRVFAENCIAFNGSFSYPLSKFPLGVFCLNLFSLLANGFDRQTVLAVVSSPYFKPAQKNVWRRQAAQSLASRDLSQWRDLLPHGPEDDTSFLAWLEDTHARLDALARVRDWAGGAALALAFLEQNTDVSQLQGKETEIFQTVCEKIKSFSLYASIRPTVQPGEWVRELTDALTGLSFHETQAVRGGVTVTDVSRARGLQFKVVFLLGLNDKVFPLITPEDPVLRDYYRYVLRDVLGYWINQSLDRADEERLLFFAAATAGTEKLYTTYARAGQDGKEAVRSLYAAELARACGLDLAAQDAARVSGRLSERINQTESEFLTPKELSLSFILHPETAAAQYRRAGLWSGEKEHTLAAAAALRQSGALGAFDGVVQSGAEIFAKENAAGFSPSALQELGQCPLKYFLDKGLHLQEPDDPLSRQELSPDRRGTAYHEILKDFYEDLYQRGLTHEVSDAAALEYLERAFEKHCRADGYRLFGIYPVVWELILQEMKEKLSAFVLEDLHELGPYTPAWFEMPVSSEPSEELPLRLRGIIDRVDVDGVHKTFRVADYKSSRKGTKDLASDFFTHLIFQPFIYVWIARRLAAFEGYESDGSCLLSINKGYVRRDLSADAYRRMQPRACGFLKQLAEMIQTGTFFISPSDLCAYCPYAGICRRDSFKSLLRARKSAASQALEEARR; encoded by the coding sequence ATGGAACTCTTTTACGCCCATTATCCTTCGCTGGAAGACGCTTTTGTGCGCCGCGTGCAAACGCGGCGTTCGGGCGTTTTGTCGCGGTGGCTGGTGGTGTGTTCTTCTTCGCTATTGGCGCAGCGCCTGCGGGAGCGTTTGGCGCGGGAGTTGGGGGCGGCGGCCAATTTTTATTTTTTAACGGCGGGCGCGCTGGTAAGCGAGCTGGACCGCGAGGCCCCCGGCCAGCCGCCGGCGTTGCTGCCGCAGGATAATCTGCGCGATTTTTTAATTAAAAATTTACTCGCGGAGCCGGGTTTAAACCGTTATCCCGCGTCGCGCGGGTTTGTGCAGGCCGTCAAAAGCGCCCTGCGGGACTTGGAAGACGCCCTGGCCGAGCCGGATGTGCTGGACGAGCACCTTCGCACCGCGCCGGACGCCGTGCTGGAGCAGGACGGGGCGCGCCTGGAATGGTTCAACCGCCTCTACCGCCGTTATTTGGCGGCGGCCGCCGCCGTGCCGGGTTTCAGACCCTATCAGCAAGCCTTTGAGCGGGCATTGCAGCAGGCGGAAAATTCCGATTTTCTGCACGGGTTTGATGAAATTATTTTCTACGGTTTTTACGATATGACCGGCCGCCAGCTGGAGCTGTTTAACCGCTTGCGCGCGCTGTATGCGGTGACGGTCTTTGCCCCGTATCTCAAACATCCGGCCTACCGCTTTGCCCAGAAATTTTTTGAAACCAACTGGCTGGGCGCCGGCAGCGGGGAAAATGTAGACCGGGGGCATTTTGGCGCGTTGGGAAAAAGCGGTCAATTTTTGTTTGCTTCTTCGGACAGTGCGCCCCAGGCGGGGGTGCATATCGTCAGCGCGGCGGACGCGCGCGGCGAAGTGTTTTATGCGGCCAAAGAAATTTTGCGTTTAACCGAAAAAGAAGGCTACCGCCTCTCGGACATTGCCGTTTTGGCGCGTTCGCTGGCGCCGTATCAGGAGGAAATTCAGCGCGTATTTGCGGAAAACTGCATTGCGTTTAACGGCTCGTTTTCCTATCCGCTTTCCAAATTTCCGCTGGGTGTTTTTTGCTTAAATTTATTTTCGCTGTTGGCCAACGGTTTTGACCGCCAAACCGTGCTGGCGGTGGTGTCTTCACCGTATTTTAAACCTGCACAAAAAAACGTCTGGCGCCGGCAGGCGGCGCAATCGTTAGCCAGCCGGGATTTAAGCCAGTGGCGCGATTTGCTGCCCCACGGCCCGGAGGACGATACTTCGTTTTTGGCCTGGCTGGAGGATACGCACGCCCGGCTGGACGCTTTGGCCCGCGTGCGCGACTGGGCCGGCGGCGCGGCGTTGGCGCTTGCGTTTTTGGAGCAAAACACCGATGTTTCCCAACTGCAGGGAAAAGAAACGGAAATTTTTCAAACCGTGTGCGAAAAGATAAAAAGTTTTTCGCTTTATGCTTCCATCCGCCCCACGGTGCAGCCCGGCGAATGGGTGCGGGAGCTGACCGACGCGCTGACGGGCCTTTCGTTTCACGAAACGCAGGCCGTTAGAGGCGGGGTAACGGTTACCGATGTTTCGCGTGCGCGCGGCCTGCAGTTTAAGGTTGTGTTTTTGCTGGGGCTTAACGACAAAGTATTCCCGCTCATTACGCCCGAAGACCCCGTCCTGCGGGATTATTACCGCTACGTCCTGCGCGATGTATTGGGCTATTGGATCAACCAAAGTTTAGACCGCGCCGACGAAGAACGCCTGCTGTTTTTTGCCGCGGCTACGGCGGGGACGGAAAAACTCTACACCACCTATGCCCGCGCGGGGCAGGACGGAAAAGAGGCCGTGCGTTCGCTGTATGCGGCGGAACTGGCGCGGGCGTGCGGGCTGGATTTGGCCGCCCAGGACGCTGCGCGCGTAAGCGGGCGGCTGTCCGAGCGGATCAACCAAACCGAAAGCGAATTTTTAACGCCTAAAGAACTTTCTCTTTCTTTTATTTTGCACCCGGAAACCGCCGCCGCGCAATACCGCCGCGCGGGGCTGTGGAGCGGCGAAAAAGAACATACGCTTGCGGCCGCGGCCGCCTTGCGCCAAAGCGGCGCGTTGGGCGCGTTTGACGGGGTGGTGCAAAGCGGGGCGGAAATCTTTGCCAAAGAAAACGCGGCGGGGTTTTCTCCTTCGGCCCTGCAGGAGCTGGGCCAATGCCCGCTGAAGTATTTCTTGGACAAGGGCCTTCATCTGCAAGAACCCGACGATCCGCTTAGCCGCCAGGAACTCTCGCCCGACCGGCGGGGGACGGCGTATCACGAAATTTTAAAAGATTTTTATGAAGACCTGTACCAGCGCGGCCTTACGCACGAAGTGTCCGACGCGGCCGCCTTGGAGTATTTGGAGCGCGCGTTTGAAAAACATTGCCGGGCGGACGGGTACCGGCTGTTTGGCATTTATCCCGTGGTGTGGGAACTGATTTTGCAGGAAATGAAAGAAAAACTGTCCGCTTTTGTGCTGGAAGATCTGCACGAGCTGGGCCCGTATACGCCGGCGTGGTTTGAAATGCCGGTGTCGTCCGAACCGTCGGAAGAACTGCCCCTTCGGCTGCGCGGCATTATAGACCGGGTGGACGTGGACGGCGTGCATAAAACCTTCCGGGTGGCGGATTATAAATCGTCCCGCAAAGGCACCAAAGATTTGGCTTCGGATTTTTTCACTCATCTTATTTTCCAGCCCTTTATTTACGTATGGATTGCCCGCCGGCTGGCGGCGTTTGAGGGGTATGAGTCGGACGGCTCCTGCCTGCTTTCCATTAATAAAGGCTATGTTCGGCGCGATTTATCCGCCGACGCTTATCGCCGGATGCAGCCGCGGGCGTGCGGATTTTTAAAACAGCTGGCGGAAATGATTCAAACCGGCACTTTCTTTATTTCTCCGTCCGATTTATGCGCCTACTGCCCGTATGCGGGCATTTGCCGGCGAGACAGTTTTAAATCCCTGCTGCGCGCGCGCAAAAGCGCCGCCAGCCAAGCGCTGGAGGAGGCCCGCCGATGA
- a CDS encoding SixA phosphatase family protein, producing the protein MKTLLLIRHAHALPAYEAGVPNDALRPLSEPGRQKAARTAKAIAGKGLHPQIVFSSPLLRAVQTAEIIAQTLHAPLSKETVLNGLYDEKDVRDFLAEQFNTYDTIAAVGHNPNVSYLTHLLCAEVHSFMPGSFAWVDMTDPKNPRLTYFGE; encoded by the coding sequence ATGAAAACACTGCTTTTAATCCGCCACGCCCACGCATTGCCCGCGTATGAGGCCGGCGTGCCCAATGACGCCCTGCGGCCCCTTTCCGAACCGGGCCGGCAAAAAGCCGCCCGCACCGCCAAAGCCATTGCCGGCAAAGGCCTGCACCCGCAGATCGTTTTTTCAAGCCCGCTCCTGCGCGCCGTGCAAACCGCCGAAATCATCGCACAAACGCTCCATGCGCCTCTTTCCAAAGAAACCGTATTGAACGGGTTATACGACGAAAAAGACGTGCGCGATTTTCTGGCCGAACAATTCAACACCTACGACACGATTGCCGCCGTGGGGCACAACCCCAACGTGTCGTACCTGACGCACCTGCTGTGCGCCGAAGTGCATAGCTTTATGCCGGGTTCTTTTGCCTGGGTGGATATGACCGACCCGAAAAACCCGCGCTTAACTTATTTTGGAGAATAG
- a CDS encoding undecaprenyl-diphosphate phosphatase, translating into MTILDAVLLGLLQALGEFLPISSSAHLVLLPYFRGMEYQGLAFDVLLHAATLLAVILYFAKDWFYLLKDGLTHPTSAQGRMLWYLAAATVPAGLAGLLLNDWAESTFRNPLMIAGCLMVFAALLWWADRKGAKNETQEITFKTIMLIGCAQALAIMPGVSRSGITITAALLLGLSRPAGARISFLLSTPVIAGAALLEMGQLSAADIHAPLVWGFVSAFAGALAVIGWLMKYIKTHSFDIFVYYRWLLGAAIIVFYFCK; encoded by the coding sequence ATGACGATTTTGGACGCCGTTTTATTGGGACTTTTACAAGCATTGGGTGAATTTCTGCCTATTTCCAGCTCGGCCCATTTGGTGCTTTTGCCCTACTTTCGCGGGATGGAATACCAAGGATTGGCCTTTGACGTACTGCTCCACGCCGCTACGCTGCTGGCGGTGATTCTGTACTTTGCAAAAGACTGGTTTTACCTGTTAAAAGACGGTCTGACGCACCCCACCTCCGCACAAGGGCGAATGCTGTGGTATTTGGCGGCGGCCACCGTGCCGGCGGGGCTCGCGGGGCTTTTGCTAAACGATTGGGCCGAAAGCACTTTTCGCAATCCGCTGATGATTGCCGGCTGTTTAATGGTATTTGCCGCCCTTTTGTGGTGGGCCGACCGAAAAGGAGCCAAAAACGAAACCCAAGAAATTACGTTTAAAACGATTATGCTGATTGGATGCGCCCAGGCGTTGGCCATTATGCCGGGCGTCTCCCGAAGCGGCATTACGATTACCGCCGCCCTGCTGTTGGGGCTTTCGCGGCCGGCGGGGGCGCGGATATCGTTTTTGCTTTCCACTCCCGTTATTGCGGGGGCGGCTTTGTTGGAAATGGGGCAGCTGTCGGCGGCGGATATCCATGCGCCGCTTGTGTGGGGGTTTGTCAGCGCGTTTGCGGGGGCGCTGGCCGTCATCGGCTGGCTGATGAAATACATTAAAACCCACAGTTTTGACATCTTTGTCTATTACCGCTGGCTGTTGGGCGCGGCTATTATCGTATTTTATTTTTGTAAATAA